In the genome of Nocardiopsis composta, one region contains:
- a CDS encoding HGxxPAAW family protein, with amino-acid sequence MADAHHEEHEDHGNTVAAWFLTISWIVAWSVAAVGIMIGGDMVTWTGIALGASVVLAVIAGVMKKAGLGRKEPRPVPPTREEWEAARASSAKAAEAESDAGEPAAAGAK; translated from the coding sequence ATGGCCGACGCACACCACGAGGAGCACGAGGACCACGGCAACACCGTCGCCGCGTGGTTCCTCACCATCTCCTGGATCGTGGCCTGGTCCGTTGCGGCCGTGGGCATCATGATCGGCGGGGACATGGTCACCTGGACCGGCATCGCCCTGGGGGCCAGCGTGGTCCTCGCGGTGATCGCCGGTGTGATGAAGAAGGCAGGCCTCGGCCGCAAGGAGCCCCGCCCGGTCCCGCCGACCCGCGAGGAGTGGGAGGCCGCCCGCGCCTCCTCCGCCAAGGCCGCCGAGGCCGAGTCCGACGCGGGCGAGCCCGCCGCGGCCGGCGCCAAGTAG
- the hisI gene encoding phosphoribosyl-AMP cyclohydrolase, producing the protein MSGRPSTEETASGTGLDPGIAARLKRNPDGLVPAVVQQHDTGEVLMLAWMDDEALARTLHTRAATYWSRSRGEYWVKGATSGNVQRVVSVALDCDGDTLLVKVDQTGGACHTGDRTCFDAGPLPLDGPGGPR; encoded by the coding sequence ATGAGCGGCCGCCCATCCACCGAGGAGACGGCGAGCGGCACCGGGCTGGACCCCGGGATCGCCGCCCGCCTCAAGCGCAACCCCGACGGCCTCGTACCGGCCGTGGTCCAGCAGCACGACACCGGCGAGGTGCTGATGCTGGCCTGGATGGACGACGAGGCCCTCGCCCGCACCCTGCACACCCGCGCCGCCACCTACTGGTCGCGCAGCCGCGGCGAGTACTGGGTCAAGGGCGCCACCTCCGGCAACGTGCAGCGGGTCGTCTCCGTGGCCCTCGACTGCGACGGCGACACCCTGCTGGTCAAGGTCGACCAGACCGGCGGCGCCTGCCACACCGGCGACCGGACCTGCTTCGACGCCGGCCCGCTGCCGCTGGACGGACCCGGAGGGCCGCGGTGA
- the trpB gene encoding tryptophan synthase subunit beta yields MTTASNRPEASPARPDALGHFGRYGGRFAPEALVAALDEVAAAWEKARTDAAFQQELAELLRDYTGRPSPLTEARNFAEHAGGARILLKREDLNHTGSHKINNVLGQALLTKRMGKTRVIAETGAGQHGVATATACALLGLDCVIYMGEEDTRRQALNVARMRMLGAEVVPVTVGSRTLKDAINEAFRDWVANVDHTHYLFGTVAGPHPFPALVRDLHFVVGAEAREQVLERTGRLPDAVAACVGGGSNAMAIFAAFIPDADVALYGFEAGGDGAETGRTAASITAGAPGVFHGARTYVLQDEHGQTLPSHSISAGLDYPAVGPEHAHLADTGRAHYEPVTDAEAMEAFRLLCRTEGIIPAIESAHALAGARRLGERLGPDAVILVNLSGRGDKDVDTAAAYFGLVDEEGRA; encoded by the coding sequence ATGACAACCGCATCCAACCGCCCCGAGGCGTCGCCGGCCCGGCCCGACGCCCTCGGGCACTTCGGCCGCTACGGCGGCCGCTTCGCCCCCGAGGCGCTCGTCGCGGCCCTGGACGAGGTCGCCGCGGCCTGGGAGAAGGCCCGCACCGACGCCGCCTTCCAGCAGGAGCTCGCCGAGCTGCTGCGCGACTACACCGGCCGGCCCAGCCCGCTCACCGAGGCCCGCAACTTCGCCGAGCACGCCGGCGGCGCCCGCATCCTCCTCAAGCGCGAGGACCTCAACCACACCGGCTCGCACAAGATCAACAACGTGCTGGGCCAGGCGCTGCTCACCAAGCGGATGGGCAAGACCCGGGTGATCGCCGAGACCGGCGCCGGGCAGCACGGCGTGGCCACCGCCACCGCCTGCGCCCTGCTCGGCCTGGACTGCGTCATCTACATGGGCGAGGAGGACACCCGCCGCCAGGCGCTCAACGTCGCCCGGATGCGCATGCTCGGCGCCGAGGTCGTCCCGGTCACCGTCGGCAGTCGCACCCTCAAGGACGCCATCAACGAGGCGTTCCGCGACTGGGTCGCCAACGTCGACCACACGCACTACCTGTTCGGCACCGTCGCCGGACCGCACCCCTTCCCGGCGCTCGTCCGCGACCTGCACTTCGTGGTCGGCGCCGAAGCCCGCGAGCAGGTGCTGGAGCGCACCGGCCGGCTCCCCGACGCGGTCGCGGCCTGCGTCGGCGGCGGCTCCAACGCCATGGCGATCTTCGCCGCCTTCATCCCCGACGCCGACGTGGCCCTGTACGGCTTCGAGGCCGGCGGCGACGGGGCGGAGACCGGCCGCACCGCCGCCTCCATCACCGCCGGCGCCCCCGGGGTGTTCCACGGCGCCCGCACCTACGTCCTGCAGGACGAGCACGGCCAGACCCTGCCCAGCCACTCCATCTCCGCCGGACTGGACTACCCCGCGGTCGGCCCGGAGCACGCCCACCTCGCCGACACCGGCCGGGCGCACTACGAGCCGGTCACCGACGCCGAGGCGATGGAGGCCTTCCGGCTGCTCTGCCGCACCGAGGGCATCATCCCGGCGATCGAGAGCGCGCACGCCCTGGCCGGCGCGCGCCGGCTCGGCGAGAGGCTCGGCCCCGACGCCGTGATCCTGGTGAACCTCTCCGGGCGCGGCGACAAGGACGTGGACACCGCGGCCGCCTACTTCGGCCTCGTGGACGAGGAGGGACGGGCGTGA
- the trpA gene encoding tryptophan synthase subunit alpha yields the protein MSTALQTRLAETRAAGRAALVGYLPAGFPDPDSSVRVIRAMVEGGCDVVEVGLPYSDPMMDGPTIQRAADTALAAGTTPADVLRTVQATADTGAAALVMSYWNPIERYGADRFAADLAAAGGSGVITPDLLPEEAGEWTAATDAHGLDRIFLVAPSSTDERLRLTTAASRGFVYAASLMGVTGTRAQVAGTAEKLVLRTREAIGGAGLPVCVGLGISTGAQAAEVARYADGVIVGAGFCQRVLDAPDIDAACAAVRSFAAELAEGVRSAGKTAPR from the coding sequence GTGAGCACCGCACTGCAGACCAGGCTCGCCGAGACCCGCGCGGCCGGGCGCGCCGCACTGGTCGGCTACCTGCCCGCCGGCTTCCCCGACCCGGACTCCTCGGTGCGGGTCATCCGCGCGATGGTGGAGGGCGGCTGCGACGTGGTCGAGGTCGGGCTGCCCTACTCCGACCCGATGATGGACGGCCCCACCATCCAGCGCGCCGCCGACACCGCGCTGGCCGCCGGCACCACCCCGGCCGACGTGCTGCGCACCGTCCAGGCCACCGCGGACACCGGCGCCGCGGCCCTGGTGATGTCCTACTGGAACCCGATCGAGCGGTACGGGGCCGACCGGTTCGCAGCCGACCTGGCCGCCGCCGGCGGCTCCGGCGTCATCACCCCCGACCTGCTGCCCGAAGAGGCCGGGGAGTGGACCGCGGCCACCGACGCGCACGGCCTGGACCGGATCTTCCTGGTCGCGCCCTCCTCCACCGACGAGCGGCTGCGGCTGACCACCGCCGCCTCGCGCGGCTTCGTCTACGCCGCCTCGCTGATGGGGGTCACCGGCACCCGGGCGCAGGTCGCGGGCACCGCGGAGAAGCTGGTGCTGCGCACCCGCGAGGCCATCGGCGGCGCCGGCCTGCCGGTCTGCGTGGGCCTGGGCATCTCCACCGGGGCGCAGGCCGCCGAGGTGGCCCGCTACGCCGACGGGGTGATCGTCGGCGCCGGGTTCTGCCAGCGGGTCCTGGACGCCCCCGACATCGACGCGGCCTGCGCGGCGGTCCGCTCCTTCGCCGCCGAGCTGGCGGAGGGCGTGCGCTCGGCGGGGAAGACGGCCCCCCGGTGA
- a CDS encoding sugar isomerase: protein MTAQLLSADLAGKPAALNALADRLDRHDPFAALPALVEDEPAGILLLGTGSARQACAAAAFRMRLAGLSAVAEFPSAEATLPPGPATLVVAVDVGGGVRELCTALDRYVGASAIIVVTDDASSPAARYADVLAPLGAEREKSGLACRGHQLALALLLHLGYRLGAPPLGASATLAPTLRRSANACADLLERARSWVPAAAAALACDSGAVHMVAPAGRTASAEQAALALRQGPVLASSAYETAEWSHTGRHLAAVSDYRALLFAGSHYDDRFAEHLLQLRGRFVAVGRPVEGAAEVVRYLGDTDPDVALLTEPLVAEILAAHWWAARER, encoded by the coding sequence GTGACCGCCCAGCTGCTCTCCGCCGATCTCGCGGGCAAGCCCGCCGCGCTGAACGCGCTCGCCGACCGCCTGGACCGCCACGACCCGTTCGCGGCGCTGCCGGCCCTGGTGGAGGACGAGCCCGCGGGGATCCTGCTGCTCGGTACCGGGTCGGCGCGCCAGGCGTGCGCCGCGGCGGCGTTCCGGATGCGGCTGGCCGGGCTGAGCGCGGTGGCGGAGTTCCCCTCGGCCGAGGCGACCCTGCCTCCGGGGCCGGCGACGCTGGTGGTGGCGGTGGACGTCGGCGGAGGGGTGCGGGAGCTGTGCACCGCGCTCGACCGCTATGTGGGCGCTTCGGCGATCATCGTGGTCACCGATGACGCGTCTTCTCCTGCGGCCCGCTACGCCGACGTGCTGGCGCCGCTCGGCGCGGAGCGGGAGAAGAGCGGGCTGGCCTGCCGCGGACACCAGCTGGCGCTGGCGCTCCTGCTGCACCTGGGGTACCGGCTGGGCGCCCCGCCGCTGGGGGCTTCGGCGACTCTGGCGCCGACGCTGCGCCGGTCCGCGAACGCCTGCGCGGACCTGCTGGAGCGCGCCCGTTCCTGGGTGCCCGCGGCCGCCGCGGCGCTGGCCTGCGATTCGGGTGCGGTGCACATGGTGGCGCCGGCCGGGCGCACCGCGTCGGCGGAGCAGGCCGCGCTGGCGCTGCGCCAGGGCCCGGTGCTGGCCTCGTCGGCCTATGAGACGGCGGAGTGGTCGCACACCGGCCGGCACCTGGCGGCGGTCTCCGACTACCGGGCGCTGCTGTTCGCCGGCTCGCACTACGACGACCGGTTCGCCGAGCACCTGCTGCAGCTGCGCGGGCGGTTCGTGGCGGTGGGGCGGCCGGTGGAGGGCGCCGCCGAGGTGGTGCGCTACCTCGGCGACACCGACCCCGACGTCGCGCTGCTGACCGAGCCGCTGGTCGCGGAGATCCTCGCCGCGCACTGGTGGGCCGCCCGCGAGCGCTGA
- a CDS encoding ABC transporter ATP-binding protein — translation MPQDSPDDGRAGGPGRSRRVFLRGLKVLWVAMRSEPAVFGVAVLGASLHAAVTVASSWVLGRVTDQVILPAFADGRTTAAALTAGAAAMLAVGLFKAIGLALRRLYAGLMQFRMQARYRRAVARKYLELPLSWHHRHPTGQLLSNANADVEAAWQPLAPLPMVVGSIFMLLIAAVAMVVTDPVLALVGFVVFPLLFAITVVFQRKVSPVATRAQALRAQVSEVAHESFDGALVVKTLGREDTETERFTAAAHRLRDALIRVGRMRGMFDPVMEALPNLGVLAVLLVGMWRLSTGAIAPGELVQMAYLFTLLSLPIRSFGWLLGDLPRSVVGWDRVQTVLSTEGTMAYGDADLPGSGGIRLATEGLSFSYEDGYTADGAGSDLADAPEAAEGRARTTVLHGVDLDIAPGRTVAIVGPTGSGKSTLTTLLMRLVDPDGGTVRYDGTDVRDLAKGAVSGAAALVPQTTFVFDDTVRDNVALGAGASDDDVWAALRLARADAFVSALPEGLDTRLGERGTSLSGGQRQRLALARAVVRRPRLLILDDATSAVDPQIEAEILAGLRDTELGATVVVVAYRRATIELADEVVFLDRGTVADRGTHEELLARSPGYERLVTAYERAAAERAAARQTETFAETEEAAR, via the coding sequence ATGCCGCAGGACAGTCCTGACGACGGCAGGGCAGGGGGGCCGGGCAGGAGCCGGAGGGTCTTCCTGCGCGGTCTGAAGGTGCTGTGGGTCGCGATGCGCAGCGAGCCCGCGGTGTTCGGCGTCGCCGTGCTCGGCGCCTCCCTGCACGCCGCCGTCACCGTGGCCTCCTCCTGGGTCCTGGGCCGCGTCACCGACCAGGTGATCCTGCCGGCGTTCGCCGACGGGCGCACCACCGCCGCCGCGCTCACCGCGGGCGCTGCCGCGATGCTCGCCGTCGGCCTGTTCAAGGCGATCGGCCTCGCCCTTCGCCGGCTCTACGCCGGCCTCATGCAGTTCCGCATGCAGGCCCGCTACCGCCGCGCGGTCGCCCGCAAGTACCTCGAGCTCCCGCTCTCCTGGCACCACCGCCACCCCACCGGGCAGCTGCTGTCCAACGCCAACGCCGACGTCGAAGCCGCCTGGCAGCCGCTGGCCCCGCTGCCGATGGTGGTCGGCAGCATCTTCATGCTGCTGATCGCCGCCGTCGCGATGGTCGTCACCGACCCGGTGCTGGCCCTGGTCGGCTTCGTCGTCTTCCCGCTGCTGTTCGCGATCACCGTCGTCTTCCAGCGCAAGGTCTCCCCGGTGGCCACCCGAGCCCAGGCGCTGCGCGCCCAGGTCAGCGAAGTGGCGCACGAATCCTTCGACGGCGCCCTGGTGGTCAAGACCCTCGGCCGGGAGGACACCGAGACCGAGCGGTTCACCGCCGCCGCGCACCGCCTCCGCGACGCCCTGATCCGGGTCGGCAGGATGCGCGGCATGTTCGACCCCGTCATGGAGGCCCTGCCCAACCTGGGCGTGCTCGCCGTGCTGCTGGTCGGCATGTGGCGGCTGTCCACCGGCGCGATCGCCCCCGGCGAACTCGTCCAGATGGCCTACCTGTTCACCCTGCTCTCACTGCCCATCCGCTCCTTCGGATGGCTCCTGGGCGACCTGCCGCGCAGCGTCGTCGGCTGGGACCGGGTGCAGACCGTCCTCTCCACCGAGGGCACCATGGCCTACGGCGACGCCGACCTGCCCGGCAGCGGCGGCATCCGGCTCGCCACCGAAGGGCTCTCCTTCTCCTACGAGGACGGCTACACCGCCGACGGCGCCGGCAGCGACCTGGCCGACGCCCCGGAGGCCGCCGAAGGGCGCGCCCGCACCACCGTGCTGCACGGCGTCGACCTGGACATCGCCCCCGGCCGCACCGTCGCGATCGTCGGCCCCACCGGCTCCGGCAAGTCCACCCTGACCACCCTGCTGATGCGGCTGGTCGACCCGGACGGCGGAACCGTCCGCTACGACGGCACCGACGTGCGCGACCTCGCCAAGGGCGCGGTCTCCGGTGCCGCCGCCCTCGTCCCGCAGACCACCTTCGTCTTCGACGACACCGTCCGGGACAACGTCGCGCTCGGCGCCGGCGCCTCCGACGACGACGTGTGGGCCGCACTGCGCCTCGCCCGCGCCGACGCCTTCGTCTCCGCCCTGCCGGAAGGACTGGACACCCGGCTCGGCGAGCGCGGCACCAGCCTCTCCGGCGGCCAGCGGCAGCGCCTCGCCCTCGCCCGGGCCGTGGTCCGCCGCCCCCGGCTGCTCATCCTCGACGACGCCACCTCCGCGGTCGACCCGCAGATCGAAGCGGAGATCCTGGCCGGGCTGCGCGACACCGAACTGGGCGCGACCGTGGTCGTGGTCGCCTACCGCAGGGCCACCATCGAGCTCGCCGACGAGGTGGTCTTCCTGGACCGCGGCACCGTCGCCGACCGCGGAACCCACGAGGAGCTGCTGGCCCGCTCGCCCGGCTACGAGCGCCTGGTGACCGCCTACGAGCGGGCCGCCGCCGAGCGCGCCGCCGCCCGGCAGACCGAGACCTTCGCCGAGACCGAGGAGGCCGCCCGATGA
- a CDS encoding CD225/dispanin family protein: MSYGPPPGPPGPPPGGYGPPHGGQPMGQRPEVGLAGVIFSLLCCWPLGIPALVFQMKIDNLWGQGDYHGAQEAADKAKKFRNLAFILGITAQVLNLIVTLILVLGGAFAASTSVDTYDTYDSYEYEDYGYDDY, translated from the coding sequence ATGAGCTACGGACCTCCTCCCGGACCCCCCGGACCGCCCCCCGGCGGCTACGGCCCTCCGCACGGCGGCCAGCCGATGGGCCAGCGGCCCGAGGTCGGCCTCGCCGGTGTCATCTTCTCCCTGCTGTGCTGCTGGCCGCTGGGCATCCCGGCGCTGGTCTTCCAGATGAAGATCGACAACCTGTGGGGCCAGGGCGACTACCACGGTGCCCAGGAGGCCGCGGACAAGGCGAAGAAGTTCCGCAACCTGGCCTTCATCCTCGGCATCACCGCCCAGGTCCTCAACCTCATCGTGACGCTCATCCTGGTGCTGGGCGGCGCGTTCGCCGCCTCCACCTCGGTGGACACCTACGACACCTACGACAGCTATGAGTACGAGGACTACGGCTACGACGACTACTGA
- a CDS encoding ABC transporter ATP-binding protein translates to MSAPSTTRQGRPARDGGGDGPRGTAPALHRSADSALGTIRRGLELSPEFTRGLGWTLLFAVIATAGKVVVPMAVQQIIDNGIGTDGATPDMGFVATAVGLCTAALLVTALCSYLMNVRLYRATESGLVTLRRKAFRHVHDLSVLTQNSERKGALVSRVTADVDQISTFMQWGGLLLIVSSGQLVIATVLMAVYSWQLTLVVWVCFLPLLYGARWLQGLLSKAYLKVRERTGDMLGAVGETVTGAAVIRAYGTEERTARRIDETVLANRAAQVKAQRLSMAVSPFAEMIAAVGNAAVIVVGVLLGVGGQLTPGELVAFLFLVTLFIQPMMMATEIFNEAQNAIAGWRRVLGVLDTVPDIADPGEAGRELPRGPVAVRFEGVRYSYPEGPVVLDGIDEEIAPGTRLAVVGETGSGKTTFVKLLTRLMDPDDGRVLLDGVDLREVAFSSLRRRVVMVPQEGFLFDSSLGDNIRFARPEATDAELEAAIAQLGLGEWLAGLAHGLDTPVGQRGESLSAGERQLVALVRAYVADPDLLVLDEATSAVDPHTEVRIQRALDRLTRGRTSVAIAHRLSTAEAADEVLVFDAGRIVQRGPHSRLAAEPGVYADLYASWVRSSA, encoded by the coding sequence ATGAGCGCCCCGTCCACCACCCGGCAGGGGCGCCCCGCCCGCGACGGCGGCGGGGACGGACCGCGCGGCACCGCTCCCGCGCTGCACCGCTCCGCCGACTCCGCGCTCGGCACCATCCGGCGCGGCCTGGAGCTCTCCCCGGAGTTCACCCGGGGCCTGGGCTGGACCCTGCTGTTCGCGGTGATCGCCACCGCCGGCAAGGTGGTCGTGCCGATGGCCGTCCAGCAGATCATCGACAACGGCATCGGCACCGACGGCGCCACCCCCGACATGGGGTTCGTCGCCACCGCCGTCGGGCTGTGCACCGCGGCGCTGCTCGTCACCGCGCTCTGCTCCTACCTGATGAACGTGCGGCTCTACCGGGCCACCGAGTCCGGCCTGGTCACCCTGCGCCGCAAGGCCTTCCGGCACGTCCACGACCTGTCCGTGCTGACCCAGAACAGCGAGCGCAAGGGCGCCCTGGTCTCCCGGGTCACCGCCGACGTCGACCAGATCAGCACCTTCATGCAGTGGGGCGGCCTGCTGCTCATCGTCAGCTCCGGCCAGCTGGTCATCGCCACCGTGCTGATGGCGGTCTACTCCTGGCAGCTCACCCTGGTGGTGTGGGTCTGCTTCCTGCCGCTGCTCTACGGCGCGCGCTGGCTGCAGGGCCTGCTCTCCAAGGCCTACCTCAAGGTGCGCGAGCGCACCGGCGACATGCTCGGCGCGGTCGGCGAGACCGTCACCGGCGCCGCCGTCATCCGCGCCTACGGCACCGAGGAGCGCACCGCCCGCCGCATCGACGAGACCGTGCTCGCCAACCGCGCCGCCCAGGTCAAGGCGCAGCGGCTGTCCATGGCGGTCTCCCCGTTCGCCGAGATGATCGCCGCGGTCGGCAACGCCGCGGTGATCGTGGTCGGCGTGCTGCTGGGCGTCGGCGGCCAGCTCACCCCCGGCGAGCTCGTCGCCTTCCTCTTCCTGGTCACCCTGTTCATCCAGCCGATGATGATGGCCACCGAGATCTTCAACGAGGCGCAGAACGCCATCGCCGGCTGGCGCCGGGTGCTGGGCGTGCTGGACACCGTGCCCGACATCGCCGACCCCGGCGAGGCCGGCCGCGAGCTGCCCCGCGGCCCGGTCGCGGTCCGCTTCGAGGGGGTCCGCTACTCCTACCCCGAGGGGCCGGTGGTACTGGACGGCATCGACGAGGAGATCGCCCCCGGCACCCGGCTCGCCGTGGTGGGCGAGACCGGCTCCGGGAAGACAACCTTCGTCAAGCTGCTCACCCGGCTGATGGACCCCGACGACGGCCGGGTGCTGCTGGACGGAGTCGACCTGCGCGAGGTCGCCTTCTCCTCGCTGCGCCGCCGCGTGGTGATGGTCCCCCAGGAGGGGTTCCTCTTCGACAGCTCGCTCGGCGACAACATCCGGTTCGCCCGCCCCGAGGCCACCGACGCCGAACTGGAGGCCGCCATCGCCCAACTCGGCCTGGGCGAGTGGCTCGCCGGGCTCGCGCACGGCCTGGACACCCCGGTCGGGCAGCGCGGCGAGTCGCTGTCGGCCGGCGAGCGCCAGCTCGTCGCCCTGGTCCGCGCCTACGTCGCCGACCCCGACCTGCTCGTCCTGGACGAGGCCACCTCCGCGGTCGACCCGCACACCGAGGTCCGCATCCAGCGGGCCCTGGACCGGCTCACCCGCGGCCGCACCTCGGTGGCCATCGCCCACCGGCTGTCCACCGCCGAGGCAGCCGACGAGGTCCTGGTCTTCGACGCCGGGCGGATCGTCCAGCGCGGCCCGCACTCCCGGCTGGCCGCCGAACCGGGCGTCTACGCCGACCTGTACGCCTCCTGGGTGCGCAGCTCCGCCTGA
- a CDS encoding Trp biosynthesis-associated membrane protein: MSAADRGARREYALTALAAAAGAAALIAATGQTWAEGTVAMPGPVADVPVRLSGTGLAPAAAALGWAGLAALAAVAATAGRARTAVGALMALFGGAALAALWTGTRPGRLAAAVAEQAAATGDAAAPDPLWTWPAVAAAGAALLAAAGAATALRGPSWPGMSSRYDRHSAPARGPRGGPADPADLWKSLDGGDDPTLDPAPGAAGSAAGRGPTDPETAEHDRARVTGAQAAQKEP, encoded by the coding sequence GTGAGCGCGGCAGACCGCGGCGCCCGGCGCGAATACGCGCTCACCGCGCTCGCCGCGGCCGCCGGCGCGGCCGCCCTGATCGCCGCCACCGGGCAGACCTGGGCCGAGGGCACCGTCGCCATGCCCGGACCGGTCGCCGACGTCCCCGTGCGGCTCTCCGGCACCGGACTGGCCCCGGCCGCCGCCGCCCTGGGCTGGGCCGGACTGGCCGCGCTCGCCGCGGTGGCCGCCACCGCCGGGCGCGCCCGGACCGCCGTCGGCGCCCTCATGGCGCTCTTCGGCGGCGCCGCGCTCGCCGCGCTGTGGACCGGCACCCGGCCCGGCCGGCTCGCCGCCGCCGTCGCCGAACAGGCCGCCGCCACCGGCGACGCGGCCGCCCCCGACCCGCTGTGGACCTGGCCGGCGGTGGCCGCGGCCGGTGCCGCGCTGCTCGCCGCGGCGGGCGCCGCGACCGCGCTGCGGGGCCCGTCATGGCCCGGAATGAGCAGCAGGTACGATCGCCACAGCGCCCCCGCGAGGGGGCCGCGCGGCGGCCCGGCCGACCCCGCGGACCTGTGGAAGTCGCTCGACGGCGGCGACGACCCCACCCTGGACCCCGCGCCCGGGGCAGCCGGATCCGCCGCCGGCCGGGGGCCCACCGACCCTGAAACAGCAGAGCACGACCGCGCCCGCGTCACGGGCGCCCAGGCAGCACAGAAGGAGCCTTGA
- a CDS encoding DUF2752 domain-containing protein, whose translation MDETANDYGDQTRQTGPRAAGAPAGRTRALLARVHPGTWPVLLGAVGLAGIAMVHFVDPNEPGHYPSCPWLVLTGTWCPGCGTMRAVHALSNLDVIGALEMNVFLVAMVPYLLYSYINWLHRSFRPRTGPPPPWTRRRRILNAVWLWSLLVGIIAFWILRNTPIGLFLAPGGVPAVSPMYG comes from the coding sequence GTGGACGAAACGGCGAACGACTACGGAGACCAGACCCGGCAGACCGGCCCCCGGGCCGCCGGCGCGCCGGCCGGGCGCACCCGGGCGCTCCTCGCGCGGGTGCACCCCGGCACCTGGCCGGTGCTGCTGGGCGCGGTCGGCCTGGCCGGCATCGCCATGGTGCACTTCGTCGACCCCAACGAGCCCGGCCACTACCCCTCCTGCCCGTGGCTCGTCCTCACCGGGACCTGGTGCCCCGGCTGCGGCACGATGCGCGCCGTACACGCGCTGAGCAACCTGGACGTCATCGGCGCCCTGGAGATGAACGTCTTCCTCGTCGCGATGGTGCCCTACCTGCTCTACAGCTACATCAACTGGCTGCACCGCTCCTTCCGCCCGCGCACCGGGCCGCCCCCGCCGTGGACCCGCCGGCGCCGCATCCTCAACGCGGTCTGGCTGTGGTCCCTGCTCGTCGGGATCATCGCCTTCTGGATCCTGCGCAACACCCCCATCGGGCTCTTCCTCGCCCCCGGCGGCGTCCCGGCCGTTTCGCCCATGTACGGCTAG
- the trpC gene encoding indole-3-glycerol phosphate synthase TrpC: MSVLDEILDGVREDLAARQAATPLERLKEMAESVPRPQDVAAALRRPGVQVIAEVKRASPSKGALSAIADPAALARDYADGGAALISVLTERRRFAGSLEDLAAVRAEVPTPLLRKDFVVSSYQLWEALVHGADAVLLIVAALEQDALVSLVERAESLGLTPLVEVHTEAEVERAVAAGATVIGVNARDLTTLKVDRGTFARVAPAIPDSAVKIAESGVRGPHDLLAYAGSGADAVLVGESLVVGRHPRTAVADLVTAGAHPALRDRR, from the coding sequence GTGAGCGTGCTCGACGAGATCCTCGACGGGGTGCGCGAAGACCTCGCCGCACGGCAGGCGGCCACGCCGCTGGAGCGCCTGAAGGAGATGGCGGAGTCCGTCCCCCGCCCGCAGGACGTCGCCGCGGCCCTGCGCCGGCCCGGCGTCCAGGTCATCGCCGAGGTGAAGCGCGCCAGCCCGTCCAAGGGCGCCCTGTCCGCCATCGCCGACCCGGCGGCCCTCGCCCGCGACTACGCCGACGGCGGCGCCGCCCTGATCAGCGTGCTGACCGAGCGCCGCCGGTTCGCCGGCAGCCTGGAGGACCTGGCCGCGGTGCGCGCCGAGGTCCCCACCCCGCTGCTCCGCAAGGACTTCGTGGTCAGCTCCTACCAGCTCTGGGAGGCGCTGGTGCACGGCGCCGACGCGGTGCTGCTCATCGTGGCCGCCCTGGAGCAGGACGCCCTCGTCTCGCTGGTGGAGCGCGCCGAGTCGCTCGGCCTGACCCCGCTGGTCGAGGTGCACACCGAGGCCGAGGTGGAGCGCGCCGTGGCCGCCGGGGCCACCGTCATCGGCGTCAACGCCCGCGACCTGACCACCCTCAAGGTCGACCGGGGCACCTTCGCCCGCGTCGCCCCCGCCATCCCCGACTCCGCGGTCAAGATCGCCGAATCCGGCGTGCGCGGCCCGCACGACCTGCTCGCCTACGCCGGCTCCGGGGCCGACGCGGTCCTCGTCGGTGAGAGCCTGGTCGTCGGGCGCCACCCGCGCACCGCCGTCGCCGACCTGGTCACCGCCGGCGCCCACCCGGCGCTGCGGGACCGGCGCTGA
- a CDS encoding CD225/dispanin family protein: protein MSYGPPPGPPGPPPGGYGPPHGGQPMGERPEVGLAGVIFSLLCCWPLGIPALVFQMKIDNLWSQGDYQGAQEAADKAKKFRNIAFILGSISIVISIVLSVINMVIAASAVEDANQDLQELEQMQESYEDSYDTEDLDQLNEDLEQDLEELESY from the coding sequence ATGAGCTATGGACCTCCCCCCGGCCCTCCCGGACCGCCCCCCGGCGGCTACGGCCCTCCGCACGGCGGCCAGCCGATGGGCGAGCGGCCCGAGGTCGGCCTCGCCGGTGTCATCTTCTCCCTGCTGTGCTGCTGGCCGCTGGGCATCCCGGCGCTGGTCTTCCAGATGAAGATCGACAACCTGTGGAGCCAGGGCGACTACCAGGGCGCGCAGGAGGCCGCGGACAAGGCGAAGAAGTTCCGCAACATCGCCTTCATCCTCGGCAGCATCAGCATCGTGATCAGCATCGTCCTCTCGGTGATCAACATGGTCATCGCCGCCTCGGCGGTCGAAGACGCCAACCAGGATCTCCAAGAGCTCGAGCAGATGCAGGAGAGCTACGAGGACAGCTACGACACCGAGGACCTCGACCAGCTCAACGAGGACCTGGAGCAGGACCTCGAGGAGCTGGAGAGCTACTGA